Within Claveliimonas bilis, the genomic segment GCCCTATGCCAGGCTTTCTTTCCCCTCATCCGCCATGCAAGCTCGCCCCCTCCGGGGTCTCGCTCGCGGGCTTTCGCCCTATAGAAATGCAAGACGTCCAAATTGCATGCAAGCATGCATTTGTCCCTCTTGTATTTCTGCATGGCTCAATGCCTACGCGGATATTATACCACATTCCCGAAGAGGTCTTCTATTATTTTATATATTTTTAATGGGGAGTTTATTGACTTTGACGATGGTAAGTGTATCATTCCTGTATAGGAGCTAACTATATAAAAATCAAGTAGTTTTTTTAACATTGAATTTTAGTTAGTAAAAGTATGTACTTTGAAAATATGTGAATAATTATGGATTTTGTGGCACAACAAACAGACCTTCCCAAGAAGGCTCATTGTAATAAGCTGGGTTGTAATTATAGCTATATCAGTAACGTAGAATCAAAACTCTGTCCGGTACTTAGAAGATGATAGATGACTCTTAAAAGTTTTCTGATACAGTGACCTTGAGCACATCTGTGACCTTTGCCTTCGGCTATCTTTTTGTTGTAATAAGAAGTGAAGACCCTGTTGTGATTGATGACCGGCAAGATAATCTGATACAGTGTTTTTCTCAGATACCGGGAACCTTTCTTGGTGATTGCAGTATGCCGGGCGATAAACTGACTGGATTCATAGTGATATGGGGCGACACCGGCAAATTTAATGATTTGAGACGCTTTTGTATAGTTGCAAACATCTCCTAATTCCGCTAAAATAGAAGTACCAGAGAAGTGTGAAATTCCTGGTATGGAGAGGATAGGAGAGTTGTTTTGCAGGGAAAACTCTTCTATCTTTTTGTCTATTTCAGAAAGTTGTTCTTCTATCATTTCAATTTGACTTACAAGGTGTCTGATCTGGATTTCTTCAGCAACAGAAGAGATGCCGACAGAAGCTTTGGCTGCTGTTTTAAGCTGTTCGGCAGAAAGTTGAATCCGTTTTCCGCGCCCCTCATATTCAAAACATTTCCGGATGGTCCGGATATCAGAGTTTGCAATCTTTTCAGCAGAAGCAAACGATTTTAAAACATTCATGTAAACAATGCCATACTTTGAACGGAATAAGGAATTAAATTCAGGGAATA encodes:
- a CDS encoding IS110 family transposase — its product is MILVGIDIGKHQHIFSIIDKQSGEILSNPSVFHNNQDGFLLLIGKLSCYAKSQLLIGMEDTGHYHFALLKYLLNRHYTVALINPTTTDLTRKLQGGITKNDPLDSLTICDVIGSNQRKKPYRITKVNRFDLYEQKQLTRHHHNLKEELNLYKNRLQKCIDIVFPEFNSLFRSKYGIVYMNVLKSFASAEKIANSDIRTIRKCFEYEGRGKRIQLSAEQLKTAAKASVGISSVAEEIQIRHLVSQIEMIEEQLSEIDKKIEEFSLQNNSPILSIPGISHFSGTSILAELGDVCNYTKASQIIKFAGVAPYHYESSQFIARHTAITKKGSRYLRKTLYQIILPVINHNRVFTSYYNKKIAEGKGHRCAQGHCIRKLLRVIYHLLSTGQSFDSTLLI